The DNA sequence GTATAAGTTTATAATTGTCGAGCTTAAGGTGTCTTGAGGCCATAAGTCAATCTTTCAATAATGTATCAAGTATCTTTTTCGCCAGCTTATTTTAAGCTTGTCACCTATAAATCGTCGCTTTACACATTTGGAATCCCAGTTTTAGGCGCTCATCGCCTCAAGTTCCTTAGTCCATCATGTGAAATGGTTGCAACTCTTGTAGGGGGTTAACAAGGTGCCTATGTATTACTTAAATTATGGAGGTTTGTTATATGAAAATAAAATTAGGATTGCTGTACGGAGGGAAATCAGCTGAACATCAAGTTTCATTGCAAACAGCACTTGCTGTTATTAAGGCATTGAATAAAGATAAATTTGAAATCCATCCCATTTTTATAACGAGTAATGGGGAGTGGGTCCGTGGTAAGCAAATTACAGATTCAATAGATAATGTAAGTTCTTTAACATTAGTCTCGGAAGAAAATTCAATTGTCCCTAATACTTTTGCTAATGAGCTTTTCAAATCTTCACAAAGTGCTGATGGCAATCAGGATTCACTTGATGTCATTTTCCCATTACTCCATGGGACAAATGGAGAAGATGGTACTGTGCAAGGGCTATTGGAATTATTGAACCTTCCTTATGTTGGGAACGGAGTATTAGCATCAGCAACGGGAATGGATAAAGTGATTATGAAACAATTGTTTGCCCAAGCGGGGCTAAAACAAGTGAATTACGTAGGCTTCACTCGTAACGAGTGGCATAAGTTAAAGGAAGAAGCATACGAACAAGTAGAGGAGCAGTTGGGTTATCCATGCTTTGTAAAACCTGCGAACCTAGGATCAAGTGTAGGAATTAGTAAATGTAATGGCCGTGATAGCTTGAAGAAGGCTTTCGATGAGGCTTTCACTTATGATCGTAAAATAATTATTGAAGCTGCAGTAGTTGGTCGTGAAATTGAAGTAGGTGTACTTGGTAATGATGAACCGGAGGTTTCGGTTGCGGGAGAAATTGTCCCTAAAGACGATTTTTACGATTATAAGGCAAAATACGAAGACGGAGATACTGCGTTAATCATCCCAGCTGATATAACAACATCAGAGTATGAAAAGATTCATGAAATGGCCATAAAAGCATTTAAGGCAATTGATGGCACAGGTCTAGTCAGAGCTGATTTCTTCTTAACAGAAGATAGTGAAGTTTATATTAATGAAGTGAATACAATGCCAGGTTTTACACCAGTTAGTATGTTTCCATTATTATGGCAACATTCTGGTGTCACATACCCTCAATTAATCGAAAAGCTTGTGCAATTAGCAATAGAACGACATGAAGAGAAACAACAAATTAAATATACATTTTAAGTAAAGGATGATCGATAAATGATTAGACGAACATTACAAGAAATTGTTGAGATGGTTTTAGGAGAAGCAGTGCAATTTCAACATAATGGGCAGTTTATCGAGGGTGTATCTATTAATTCACGAGAAATTCAACATGGGAACTTGTTTATCCCGATCATTGGGGAACGCTTTAATGGACATGATTTTGTTAACGATGCGTTTGAACAAGGAGCCGTAGCTTCTCTATGGCAAAAGGGGCAACCGAATATGCCTAAGGGAAGACCGTTAATTGTTGTTGATGACACGCTTATGGCATTACAAAAGCTTGCTGCACAATATCGACAGCAGCTAAATGTTAAGGTTATAGGTATTACAGGTAGCAATGGAAAAACAACAACCAAAGACTTAATTTCAGAAGTGCTTTCTACTAATTATAAAGTACTGAAAACAGAAGGTAATTTTAACAATCATTATGGGTTGCCTTTGACGCTATTACGTTTGGAAGAAGATACCGATATTGCGGTTCTTGAAATGGGAATGAGTGGTCGTGGCGAAATACAATTATTATCTGAGATTGCTCGCCCTAATGCAGCTGTAATTACAAACATCGGAGAATCCCATTTGCAAGATTTAGGATCACGGGAAGCCATTTGTGAAGCGAAGCTAGAAATAATAGCAGGGTTACAACCTGGTGCTCCCCTTGTGTACAATGGTGATGAGCCGCTGCTATTAGAACGGGTGTCTAATTTGGATGGAGAGTTAATTTCATTTGGTAAAAATGAACGAAATAATTTTAAGGTAACTTCTATTTCACAACAAAGTGACCAAACTCTTTTTTCAATTAATCAATCTCATAGCATTTCATATATTCTTCCTGTATTAGGGGAGCATAACGTCTATAATGCACTTGCAGCTATTGCAACTGCACGATATTTTCATGTTTCTTGGGATAAAATAAAAGAAGGTCTAGAGAAAGTTAAACTTACGAATATGAGAATGGAACGTATAGTAGCACCTTCGGGTTTAACGATAATTAATGATGCCTACAATGCTAGTCCTACTTCCATGAAGGCTGCAATTCACCTGCTAAATGAACTACCAAACTTTTCGCGTAAGTTTGTTGTTTTTGGAGATATGCTAGAGCTAGGGGAAAACGAAATTGAGTTTCATCGTTCCATAGGAAAAATGTTATTACCAGCTAAGGTTGATTACGTATTTACTTTGGGCAGATTAGGAGCAGAAATCGCCCATGAAGCACAAAAAGTATTCCCAGCAGAGAGAACAAGAATTTATAGTGATAAAAAAGAACTTATTAGAGAAGTAAAGGAAATTATACAAGCTAATGATGTAATGTTGGTCAAGGCATCGCGTGGGATGGAGCTTGAAGAAGTTGTTGAAGCATTGAAATGGTAGGTTGTTTATGCATTCATGGATTTACAGGTGGTCCTTACGAAGTTCAACCATTAGTCGACTATTTAACTCAAGAGACTAATTGGGAAATTGTCACACCTGTACTACCTGGTCATGGTGAGCAACTCTCGTTGACCGGTGTGAGTTACACTCCGTGGATTGATTGCGTGGAAGAAGAGCTGAAGAAATTGTTAGACAAATTCGACATCGTATATTTAATTGGGTTTTCAATGGGCGGTGTAATTGCTAGTTACTTAGCAGCGAAGTACTCAATAAGAAAACTTGTCTTATTGAGTGCAGCCGTATATTATACGAATCCAAAGCAACTTATTAGTGATGTACATGATTTATTTAAGCTTGGATTGCAAGGAAAAATACACGAAAATGAATTATATGAGAGGTATAAGAAGAAAATAATTGCAACTCCTCTTAGTGCAATAATTCAGTTTCAGCAGCTCGTTCGAATGGTTAGACCAGCTTTAGAGAAAATCTCTGTACCTACATTAACTGTGCAAGGGAAATGTGATGGGATTGTTCCAATGAAAAGTGCAGAGCATATACATCAAACAATCAGTTCTGCCAGGAAGAAACTTATTTATATAGAATCAGCCAAGCATCATGTCTGCTACTGTGAGGAGCGTAGGGAGCTTTTTGCTGAGGTATATACCTTTTTAAAGGAATAGGAGCTTATTTTCTTATTTAGAAATTATTAGAAAAATTGGAACAACTATTTAGTGATAACATTAATTTAATTTCATTAGAAAATTGCAAATGAATATTATTAGTGATATGATGTTGGTTTGGTACTTCATTATTAAATAAGCTCGAAGTAATGTTCGGATGCAAAGTAACTGTAGTTATTATGAAATAGATGTAAAAAGGAGTTAGAAATCAATTGATCATGTTTAATGAATTAGGTTTAAGTGAGCCTTTATTAAAGGCTATTAACAAGATGGGCTTTGAAGAATCAACACCTATTCAAGCTCAAACAATTCCGCTCGGTTTGCAGCATAAAGATGTTATTGGACAAGCGCAAACAGGTACTGGAAAAACAGCTGCGTTTGGTATTCCATTAATTGAGAAAATTAATATAGCTGAAGATAAGACACAAGGTATTGTTATTGCACCGACTCGGGAATTAGCAATTCAAGTGTCAGAGGAGCTATATAAAATTGGATCGTTTAAAGGTGTAAGAATTCTTCCGGTATATGGTGGACAAGATATTGGTCGTCAAATACGAGGGTTAAAAAAACGTCCTCATTTAATTGTAGGAACGCCTGGACGAATGATCGATCATATTAAACGTAAAACGTTACGTTTAGATAATATTCATACTGTTGTGCTTGACGAAGCAGATGAAATGTTAAATATGGGATTTATCGAAGACATTGAGTCGATTTTATCTCATATTCCAAATGAACGCCAAACATTACTTTTTTCAGCAACAATGCCTGGTCCAATTCAAAGAATTGCTGAACGGTTTATGAATAACCCTGAAGTAGTGAAAGTAAAAGCAAAAGAAGTGACTGTTCCTAATATTGAACAGTATTACATCGAGGTTCAGGAAAAGAAAAAATTTGACATTTTAACACGTTTACTAGATATTCAATCTCCTGAATTAGCAATTATCTTTGGTCGTACAAAACGACGGGTAGATGAGTTATCAGAAGCTCTTTCTCTACGTGGTTATTCAGCTGAAGGTATCCACGGAGATATGACGCAAGCAAAACGTATATCTGTGTTAAGAAAGTTTAAGGCAGGTTCTATAGATGTCCTAGTAGCAACAGATGTAGCTGCGCGTGGTCTAGATATTTCTGGAGTCACTCACGTATATAATTTTGATATTCCACAAGATCCAGAGAGCTATGTTCATCGCATAGGTCGTACAGGTCGAGCTGGTAAGACGGGTGCTGCTATTACATTTGTCACATCAAGAGAAATGAGTCATCTAAAGAATGTAGAACATACGACTAAGAGAAAAATGGAGCGTATGAAGCCACCTACACTCGATGAGGCTCTTGAAGGTCAACAGCATCTCGTTATTGATAAAATTGTAGAAACTGTTGAAAAAGGAAACGTATCCTTTTATAAACGAGCTGCAGAAGAGCTACTTGAGGATCATGATTCGGTATCAGTTGTTGCAGCAGCAATTAAATTAATGACGAAAGAACCTGATCAAACGCCAGTTAATTTAACATCAGAACCGCCTTTACACATGAAAAAACAACAAAGGTCACAAGGTGGTAATAGTCGAAATCGTCATAAAGGCCATCATTCAAAGTCACGTCAACATTCAAATAGGAATCATCGTGGTAACCCGAAAAGAAGACCAAGAAAACAAGAATCAAGATAAATTAAGAGGTGCAAAGCTGATAAGCTTTGCACCCTTTTTACGTGGAACGAGGCTTACGGATGTCTTGTTGTAGAACTATTCCCTTGAGGACAAGCTTTACCAGTCAATTCTCCAAATTTATCGGCTATTTTATACAATATACTGGTCAAACTTACAGGTTTAACAATCAATATGCTAATTTATAGATCGATTGACTGCTTTTGATTATAAAACCCTTTTTATACCAAGAGTAATTTTGTATATAATAATAAGTTATAGTGCGTGTTTAAATTATGCTATGAATTTGAACATCCTCTTATAGACACGAAAAGATACAGTAAGGAGGAGGAAATTGTGAGAGATGCACCTATAAATCGAATAAGCAAACGTGCATTGCCGGTTTGGCGTATCGGTGGAATAATCGAATTTTTAGTGTCGTTAATTGCTTTTATTGTATTACTTATACTTACGATTATTTATCGTTGGCCAATATGGATTATTGTAGTTGGTTTATTGCTCACTTTGATAATGGGTTATATATTTATTATGCTTATTCCTAAATTAAGGTGGAAGCGATGGAGATATGAGGTGAACGAACATGAAATAGATATTCAACACGGCATATTTATTATTAAACGAACATTGATACCGATGGTCCGTGTTCAGCATGTTGATACGAAACAAGGCCCTATACTAAGAAAGTATAGTCTTGCTA is a window from the Bacillus sp. SM2101 genome containing:
- a CDS encoding D-alanine--D-alanine ligase, which translates into the protein MKIKLGLLYGGKSAEHQVSLQTALAVIKALNKDKFEIHPIFITSNGEWVRGKQITDSIDNVSSLTLVSEENSIVPNTFANELFKSSQSADGNQDSLDVIFPLLHGTNGEDGTVQGLLELLNLPYVGNGVLASATGMDKVIMKQLFAQAGLKQVNYVGFTRNEWHKLKEEAYEQVEEQLGYPCFVKPANLGSSVGISKCNGRDSLKKAFDEAFTYDRKIIIEAAVVGREIEVGVLGNDEPEVSVAGEIVPKDDFYDYKAKYEDGDTALIIPADITTSEYEKIHEMAIKAFKAIDGTGLVRADFFLTEDSEVYINEVNTMPGFTPVSMFPLLWQHSGVTYPQLIEKLVQLAIERHEEKQQIKYTF
- the murF gene encoding UDP-N-acetylmuramoyl-tripeptide--D-alanyl-D-alanine ligase, coding for MIRRTLQEIVEMVLGEAVQFQHNGQFIEGVSINSREIQHGNLFIPIIGERFNGHDFVNDAFEQGAVASLWQKGQPNMPKGRPLIVVDDTLMALQKLAAQYRQQLNVKVIGITGSNGKTTTKDLISEVLSTNYKVLKTEGNFNNHYGLPLTLLRLEEDTDIAVLEMGMSGRGEIQLLSEIARPNAAVITNIGESHLQDLGSREAICEAKLEIIAGLQPGAPLVYNGDEPLLLERVSNLDGELISFGKNERNNFKVTSISQQSDQTLFSINQSHSISYILPVLGEHNVYNALAAIATARYFHVSWDKIKEGLEKVKLTNMRMERIVAPSGLTIINDAYNASPTSMKAAIHLLNELPNFSRKFVVFGDMLELGENEIEFHRSIGKMLLPAKVDYVFTLGRLGAEIAHEAQKVFPAERTRIYSDKKELIREVKEIIQANDVMLVKASRGMELEEVVEALKW
- a CDS encoding alpha/beta fold hydrolase, translated to MVGCLCIHGFTGGPYEVQPLVDYLTQETNWEIVTPVLPGHGEQLSLTGVSYTPWIDCVEEELKKLLDKFDIVYLIGFSMGGVIASYLAAKYSIRKLVLLSAAVYYTNPKQLISDVHDLFKLGLQGKIHENELYERYKKKIIATPLSAIIQFQQLVRMVRPALEKISVPTLTVQGKCDGIVPMKSAEHIHQTISSARKKLIYIESAKHHVCYCEERRELFAEVYTFLKE
- a CDS encoding DEAD/DEAH box helicase; amino-acid sequence: MIMFNELGLSEPLLKAINKMGFEESTPIQAQTIPLGLQHKDVIGQAQTGTGKTAAFGIPLIEKINIAEDKTQGIVIAPTRELAIQVSEELYKIGSFKGVRILPVYGGQDIGRQIRGLKKRPHLIVGTPGRMIDHIKRKTLRLDNIHTVVLDEADEMLNMGFIEDIESILSHIPNERQTLLFSATMPGPIQRIAERFMNNPEVVKVKAKEVTVPNIEQYYIEVQEKKKFDILTRLLDIQSPELAIIFGRTKRRVDELSEALSLRGYSAEGIHGDMTQAKRISVLRKFKAGSIDVLVATDVAARGLDISGVTHVYNFDIPQDPESYVHRIGRTGRAGKTGAAITFVTSREMSHLKNVEHTTKRKMERMKPPTLDEALEGQQHLVIDKIVETVEKGNVSFYKRAAEELLEDHDSVSVVAAAIKLMTKEPDQTPVNLTSEPPLHMKKQQRSQGGNSRNRHKGHHSKSRQHSNRNHRGNPKRRPRKQESR
- a CDS encoding PH domain-containing protein gives rise to the protein MRDAPINRISKRALPVWRIGGIIEFLVSLIAFIVLLILTIIYRWPIWIIVVGLLLTLIMGYIFIMLIPKLRWKRWRYEVNEHEIDIQHGIFIIKRTLIPMVRVQHVDTKQGPILRKYSLATVTVSTAATVHEIPALDLNEADELRDRISILARVEDD